The following are from one region of the Pseudodesulfovibrio piezophilus C1TLV30 genome:
- the brnA gene encoding type II toxin-antitoxin system BrnA family antitoxin: MKSKDNFERSVSDSETYKREIKRVNVDFPVWMVKEMDERAGRLGISRQALVKVWISDCLRSENKLAL, encoded by the coding sequence ATGAAGTCCAAGGACAACTTCGAGAGAAGCGTCTCTGATTCTGAAACCTACAAGCGAGAGATCAAACGAGTGAATGTTGATTTCCCGGTATGGATGGTCAAGGAAATGGACGAGAGGGCCGGACGGCTCGGTATCTCCAGACAGGCATTGGTCAAGGTCTGGATATCCGATTGTCTCCGGTCTGAAAACAAGCTGGCCCTGTAG